TAAATCGGCACTCGGCCCGCCTGCTCGGCAAAACGCCCGAGCAACTCCTGGGGCAGACCTGTTGCGAGATCTGGCAGAAATGCGCGCAGCCGTTCAAGGAGTGCCACCTTATCCGGGCCATTCGCACGGGAGAGCCACAGGAGGCCGAAATAGAAACCCCGCAGGGCCGGATATGGTCGTTGGCGGCCTTCCCATGCTCTGACGAGGAAGGCAAGATCGCATTCATTTCCGAGTACGGACACGATGTGACCGCAGCCAAACGGCTCAGCGCGCTCGAAGACGAGATCAATGCCATCACCCGCCATGATCTCAAGACCCCCGCCATAGCCACACTGTCGATCGTTCGACTCATGAAATCGGCTGACAACCTCACGGAGGATCAGCATGATCTGCTGGAGGAGCTGGAGCGCTCAGGAACGCAGATGCTTGAAATCATCAACCAGACGCACACGCTGCGCCGTATCGAGCAGGGCAAGTACGAACCCGAATTGCGGCCTGTCGATTGTGTGGCCGTGACCCGCGATGTCCGCTCCTACTTCCGGCAGCAGTGCTCGGCTCGCAACGCGGACATCCGCATCCTGCTCAATGGTACGGACGCGGATGACCGCACCGCATGCTTTGTGCCGGCCGAGGAAAACCTGCTCCGGACCGCGCTTATGAATCTCGTCAAGAACGCCTGCGAGGCCTCGCCCTCTGAATCGGATGTCTTGATCGAAATCGAATGCGGCCAACCAAAAACCATCCGAGTGCGCAACAGAGGCGCCGTGCCCCGAACCGTCCGCGATGACTTCTTCGGCAAATATGTGACCTGCGGCAAAAAGGGGGGCACAGGCCTCGGCACTTACTCCGCGCTCCGGATGATCCAGGCGCAGAACGCAACCATTTGCATGCGCACCACAGATGAAAACGGCGGCGAGACCGAGGTGTGCATATTATTCAATCTGCCGTCAGAAAAAAATGGCGACTGACCCTCCACTTACTCCGACAAGCCGCATATCCCCAGAAACACGCGAGGAAAATGGTGATGAGTGACGATGCCGTGATCGTACTGGCCATGCTGACTTTCAAGAATGGCTTGCCCCGTGAAGTTCGGGATTTCCTGCCGGAACTCGTTGCGAAGACCCGCGCCGAAGCCGGCTGCATACGCTACG
This DNA window, taken from Oceanidesulfovibrio indonesiensis, encodes the following:
- a CDS encoding PAS domain-containing sensor histidine kinase, producing the protein MSDRNARCREHILDTIPARLACYDAERRLLWINRHSARLLGKTPEQLLGQTCCEIWQKCAQPFKECHLIRAIRTGEPQEAEIETPQGRIWSLAAFPCSDEEGKIAFISEYGHDVTAAKRLSALEDEINAITRHDLKTPAIATLSIVRLMKSADNLTEDQHDLLEELERSGTQMLEIINQTHTLRRIEQGKYEPELRPVDCVAVTRDVRSYFRQQCSARNADIRILLNGTDADDRTACFVPAEENLLRTALMNLVKNACEASPSESDVLIEIECGQPKTIRVRNRGAVPRTVRDDFFGKYVTCGKKGGTGLGTYSALRMIQAQNATICMRTTDENGGETEVCILFNLPSEKNGD